From the Brassica oleracea var. oleracea cultivar TO1000 unplaced genomic scaffold, BOL UnpScaffold03023, whole genome shotgun sequence genome, one window contains:
- the LOC106321790 gene encoding lysine histidine transporter-like 7: IPATGGPIGNYLKLYEQHYSKQAVCFIHLTFIFYCLCSYPIYLMPLCDNLEMVYITKTQKPCSFFVRMMLLGSVGFFVAVGFSFLTYLAVLIGAVGLLVTSTYPCFMWVSIKKPQRKSLMWLLNVLVGSLGASLSVLLVVGSALRLADNGLHANFFKP, translated from the coding sequence ATTCCGGCTACGGGAGGTCCAATAGGCAACTACTTGAAACTTTACGAACAACACTACTCAAAGCAAGCCGTTTGTTTCATACACCTAACGTTTATCTTCTACTGCTTATGCTCATATCCGATATACTTGATGCCATTATGTGATAACTTGGAGATGGTGTACATAACCAAGACACAAAAGCCTTGCTCCTTCTTTGTCCGGATGATGTTATTGGGTTCGGTTGGTTTCTTTGTAGCCGTTGGATTCTCGTTCTTGACATATCTTGCTGTTCTTATCGGAGCAGTAGGCTTGCTTGTTACGTCTACGTACCCGTGTTTCATGTGGGTATCTATCAAAAAGCCCCAGAGGAAAAGCTTGATGTGGTTGCTTAACGTTTTGGTGGGAAGTTTAGGCGCGTCTCTCAGCGTTTTGCTTGTGGTTGGCTCGGCTTTGAGATTGGCTGATAACGGTTTACATGCAAACTTCTTTAAACCCTAG